The proteins below come from a single Caulobacter flavus genomic window:
- a CDS encoding response regulator, whose protein sequence is MPETSSRPIRILVVDDHPILREGVAAILEDRTDMQLVGEARDGVEAIVQYRDLQPDVTLMDLQMPGMGGVEAIRAIRAEHPSACIVVLTTYDGDVQAVRALKAGAMGYLLKSSLRTEMLDAIHNVSQGRRYLHRNIADEIALHILDDGLSEREVTVLQLVAVGKANKQIAWELGISEETVKGYLKAIFTKLNVSDRTHAVTVAARRGIIEL, encoded by the coding sequence TTGCCTGAGACCAGTTCGCGTCCCATCCGCATCCTCGTCGTCGACGATCACCCGATCCTTCGCGAGGGCGTCGCCGCGATCCTTGAGGACCGGACCGACATGCAGCTGGTGGGCGAAGCGCGCGACGGCGTCGAGGCCATCGTGCAGTACCGCGACCTGCAGCCCGACGTGACCCTGATGGACCTGCAGATGCCCGGCATGGGCGGCGTGGAGGCGATCAGGGCGATCCGCGCCGAGCACCCCAGCGCCTGCATCGTGGTGCTGACCACCTATGACGGCGACGTTCAGGCGGTCCGCGCGCTGAAGGCCGGCGCCATGGGCTATCTGCTCAAGAGCAGCCTGCGCACCGAGATGCTGGACGCGATCCACAACGTCAGCCAGGGCCGTCGCTACCTGCATCGAAACATCGCCGACGAGATCGCCCTGCACATCCTCGACGACGGCCTGAGCGAGCGCGAGGTCACGGTCCTGCAGCTGGTCGCCGTGGGCAAGGCCAACAAGCAGATCGCCTGGGAGCTGGGGATCTCGGAGGAGACGGTGAAGGGCTACCTGAAGGCCATCTTCACCAAGCTCAACGTGTCCGACCGGACCCATGCCGTCACGGTGGCGGCGCGTCGCGGCATCATCGAACTGTGA
- a CDS encoding sensor histidine kinase, translating to MRSIKAVIIAVLLLHPVTAAAAEQIRRLAHYTHQRWTEEGEAPAPVLDMAQGRDGYLWLATGAGLFRFDGINFERIAVEAGLDQNDPPSALLVARNGDVWVSFADSRRFAVYRDGALRVSPLPAASDRVVAMAEGKDSAIWAMTARFDAELLQVRDNRWRRFDAAQGLPRDDALSLLVAADGAVWVSLSNSVVRLRPGAARFEVVRETPRANGMLSRDPEGRVWLSAKDGSYPLTGRDGQGSPPPGPAYRTDSAQIRGAPMFDRAGNLWIATRYDGVQRVAAASAPASRRSPLIESLHGRDGLSSDLATRILEDREGNIWVGSEKGLDKLRPATVRSEPSLTRPAAFGDKLLSASDGSVYVGQADAVYRIAPGGDPRPILRGVQEPQSLCEAPDGAIWIAFATRVMVWKDGRTVRTFDRPDTDSIIYDCAFDAQGDYWISAAAGGLLRYRQGRWDAMFQQPDGERFHPMTMVRDARGRLVLQWALRRLAWLDGSAPRFAPLELGRDATAVTLQPTPDGAVLAAGAFGLARFHESGADAIPADRTPLRGRISGVVQSREGDTWLAYPRALVRIAPQDLERAFASHAPPRPALTLGFGDGLTSRPHSHSQRSLVEGGDGRLWIATETGTLWMDPRRIARTNLAPGVAIRSVTAADRLYRDPATLHLKKATSSIEIDYAVLSFADPRQVEVRYKLEGFDEDWVDPGARRQAFYTNLKPGKYRFQVIAASNEGVWNRTGATVTFDIPPTFLQSPWFLALCVAVTLGLLWVFYRLRLAQLEQRIHVGHEARLSERERIARELHDTLLQSVQGLVLRFQSIANKMPPEDQSRDLLESALKRADDVIVDGRNRVRDLRVAESPGDLAAILEERGAAAGFDPPIPVHIVTDGVPRAVHPLVAAEIGRIAGEALFNIARHAKAQSVDMSIHFSGHQLGVRICDDGVGIPHEVVARGHKPGHFGLMGMRERAQRIGGVLSVTNRAVAGAEISIKVPARLAYADKASARSRLSSLLRIIGRAPVA from the coding sequence GTGCGATCGATCAAGGCCGTCATCATCGCGGTGCTGCTGCTGCACCCCGTGACGGCCGCCGCGGCCGAACAGATACGGCGGCTGGCCCACTACACGCACCAGAGATGGACCGAAGAGGGCGAGGCCCCCGCCCCGGTCCTGGACATGGCGCAGGGCCGCGACGGCTATCTCTGGCTCGCCACGGGCGCGGGGCTGTTCCGCTTCGACGGCATCAATTTCGAACGGATCGCGGTGGAGGCCGGGCTCGATCAGAACGACCCGCCCAGCGCGCTGCTGGTCGCGCGCAACGGCGACGTCTGGGTCAGCTTCGCGGACTCCCGCCGCTTCGCCGTCTACCGGGACGGCGCGCTCCGCGTCTCTCCCCTGCCCGCCGCGTCCGACCGGGTCGTGGCGATGGCCGAGGGCAAGGACAGCGCGATCTGGGCCATGACCGCGCGGTTCGACGCCGAGCTGCTGCAGGTGCGCGACAATCGCTGGCGCCGGTTCGACGCGGCCCAGGGCCTGCCGCGCGACGACGCGCTCAGCCTGCTGGTCGCGGCCGACGGCGCGGTGTGGGTGTCGCTCAGCAATTCCGTCGTTCGCCTGCGCCCCGGCGCGGCGCGCTTCGAGGTCGTGCGTGAAACGCCGCGCGCCAACGGCATGCTGTCGCGGGATCCCGAAGGCCGGGTCTGGCTGTCCGCGAAGGACGGGAGCTATCCCCTCACCGGTCGGGACGGACAGGGATCGCCTCCCCCCGGCCCGGCCTATCGCACCGACAGCGCCCAGATCCGCGGCGCGCCGATGTTCGACCGGGCGGGGAACCTGTGGATCGCGACCCGATACGACGGCGTGCAGCGCGTGGCCGCCGCCTCGGCGCCCGCGTCGCGCCGGTCCCCGCTGATCGAGTCGCTGCATGGGCGCGACGGCCTGTCCTCCGACCTCGCCACCAGGATCCTCGAAGACCGGGAAGGCAACATCTGGGTCGGCTCCGAGAAGGGCCTGGACAAGCTGCGGCCGGCGACCGTGCGGTCGGAGCCCTCTCTGACCCGCCCCGCCGCCTTCGGCGACAAGCTGCTGTCGGCCTCGGACGGCAGCGTCTATGTCGGCCAGGCCGACGCCGTCTACCGGATCGCGCCGGGCGGAGATCCCAGGCCGATCCTGCGCGGCGTCCAGGAGCCGCAGAGCTTGTGCGAGGCCCCCGACGGCGCGATCTGGATCGCCTTCGCCACGCGCGTGATGGTCTGGAAGGACGGCCGGACGGTGCGAACCTTCGACCGCCCGGACACCGACAGCATCATCTACGACTGCGCCTTCGACGCACAGGGCGACTACTGGATTTCCGCCGCCGCCGGCGGCCTGCTGCGCTACCGCCAGGGACGGTGGGACGCCATGTTCCAGCAGCCCGACGGCGAGCGCTTCCATCCCATGACCATGGTGCGCGACGCCCGGGGGCGGCTGGTGCTGCAGTGGGCGCTGCGCCGGCTGGCCTGGCTGGACGGCTCGGCGCCGCGCTTCGCGCCGCTGGAGCTCGGCCGGGACGCCACCGCGGTGACGCTCCAGCCCACGCCCGACGGCGCCGTGCTGGCGGCCGGCGCCTTCGGGCTGGCGCGGTTCCACGAGAGCGGCGCCGACGCCATCCCCGCCGACCGTACGCCCCTGCGCGGCCGCATCAGCGGCGTGGTCCAGTCTCGCGAGGGCGACACCTGGCTGGCCTATCCCCGCGCCCTGGTGCGGATCGCGCCCCAGGACCTGGAGCGCGCCTTCGCCAGTCACGCGCCGCCCAGGCCCGCGCTGACCCTGGGGTTTGGCGACGGCCTGACCAGCCGGCCGCACTCCCACAGCCAGCGCTCGCTGGTCGAAGGCGGCGACGGGCGGCTGTGGATCGCGACCGAGACCGGGACGCTCTGGATGGATCCCCGGCGCATCGCCCGCACGAACCTGGCGCCCGGCGTCGCGATCCGGTCCGTCACCGCCGCAGACCGCCTCTATCGGGATCCGGCGACGCTGCACCTGAAGAAGGCGACGTCGAGCATCGAGATCGACTACGCCGTGCTCAGCTTCGCCGACCCCAGGCAGGTCGAGGTCCGCTACAAGCTGGAGGGCTTCGACGAGGACTGGGTGGATCCCGGCGCGCGGCGTCAGGCCTTCTACACCAACCTCAAGCCGGGCAAGTACCGCTTCCAGGTGATCGCGGCCAGCAACGAGGGCGTCTGGAACCGGACGGGCGCGACCGTGACCTTCGACATCCCGCCGACCTTCCTGCAGTCGCCCTGGTTCCTGGCGCTGTGCGTCGCGGTGACCCTGGGGCTGCTGTGGGTGTTCTATCGGCTGCGGCTGGCGCAACTGGAACAACGCATCCACGTGGGTCACGAGGCGCGGCTGAGCGAGCGCGAGCGGATCGCCCGCGAACTGCACGACACCCTGCTGCAGAGCGTGCAGGGCCTGGTGCTGCGCTTCCAGTCCATCGCCAACAAGATGCCCCCCGAGGACCAGTCGCGTGACCTGCTGGAGTCGGCGCTGAAGCGCGCGGACGACGTGATCGTCGACGGCCGCAACCGGGTGCGCGACCTGCGCGTGGCCGAAAGCCCCGGCGACCTGGCCGCCATCCTGGAGGAACGCGGCGCGGCGGCGGGCTTCGACCCGCCCATCCCCGTCCACATCGTCACCGACGGCGTGCCGCGCGCCGTGCACCCGCTGGTCGCCGCCGAGATCGGCCGGATCGCCGGCGAGGCGCTGTTCAACATCGCGCGCCATGCCAAGGCCCAGAGCGTCGACATGTCGATCCACTTCTCGGGCCATCAGCTGGGCGTGCGAATCTGCGACGACGGCGTGGGCATCCCCCACGAGGTCGTGGCCAGGGGGCACAAGCCCGGCCACTTCGGCCTGATGGGCATGCGCGAGCGCGCCCAGCGGATCGGCGGCGTCTTGTCGGTGACCAACCGCGCCGTCGCCGGCGCCGAGATAAGCATCAAAGTCCCCGCGAGACTGGCCTATGCCGACAAGGCGTCGGCCCGCTCGCGGCTATCGTCCCTACTTCGCATTATCGGGAGAGCCCCCGTTGCCTGA
- the treY gene encoding malto-oligosyltrehalose synthase, whose product MIPSATYRVQFHAGFTFADAAALAPYWARLGVSHLYASPIATARKGSTHGYDVVDPSTINPALGGEQGFRTLVQALRAEGLGVVLDIVPNHVAVGGADNVWWLDVLENGRASPFARMFDIDWAPADPDLADKVLAPFLGAPYAEALASGAIRLDAEADRLSILAHDTHRFPLRRADYAEVLAAAGAFRLEDLDPRRLAGIYDPATAEGRERLHALLERQHYRLAWWRSAGDAINWRRFFDITELAGLRIEDPIVFDAVHALPLRLYREGLIDGLRVDHVDGLADPPGYCRTLREAMLAADPGRAPWLVVEKILADGEPLATDWGVDGATGYEVMNEISAVQHEPLGAEPLAALWHEISGRPADFETEELTARREILAGGFAGQLDATAMAFHRLAMLDIAARDLPMPALRRALTELIEAFRVYRTYASDTGSPPTQALARAKAAHPASGAALDQIAVWLSGASELPTALRTDAIRRLEQLTAPVAAKAVEDTAFYRFGRLLSRNDVGFDPARLSTTPQAFLAKAAERGRLFPASLLATATHDHKRGEDVRARLAVLSEIPERWEARAKAWQTQVPLQGVDPGDAHMLHQMIVGAWPLDLGSDDANGLAAFAERVAGWQKKALREAKLRTSWIVPDEAYEQACEAYLRRLLTGQDDAFRHDCAAFVDEIAPAGVVNSLVQTGLKLTLPGVPDLFQGTELWDFSLVDPDNRRPVDYDRRQSALACASNDSWRDGAIKQALIRDLLQARRARPDLFTAPLRPLAISGRRADSAIAFERAGPTDRLLVIAALRCAEKTLSTRSPTLDAAWWNDSALCDGRSIADLTGGSPFWWTIA is encoded by the coding sequence ATGATCCCCTCCGCCACCTACCGAGTGCAGTTCCACGCCGGCTTCACCTTCGCCGACGCTGCGGCTCTTGCGCCTTATTGGGCCCGACTTGGCGTGAGCCATCTCTATGCCTCGCCGATCGCCACGGCGCGCAAAGGCTCCACTCATGGCTACGACGTGGTGGACCCGTCCACGATCAATCCGGCCCTCGGCGGCGAGCAGGGGTTCCGCACCCTGGTCCAGGCGCTTCGGGCCGAGGGCCTGGGCGTGGTGCTCGACATCGTGCCCAACCATGTAGCGGTCGGCGGCGCAGACAACGTCTGGTGGCTGGACGTGCTGGAAAACGGCCGCGCCAGTCCCTTCGCCCGGATGTTCGACATCGATTGGGCGCCGGCCGATCCCGATCTCGCCGACAAGGTGCTGGCGCCGTTTCTGGGCGCCCCCTACGCGGAGGCCCTGGCCTCGGGCGCGATCAGGCTGGACGCCGAGGCAGACAGGCTCTCCATCCTGGCCCATGACACCCACCGCTTTCCCCTGCGGCGCGCGGACTATGCCGAGGTGCTGGCCGCAGCCGGCGCGTTTCGGCTCGAGGATCTTGATCCGCGCCGACTGGCGGGGATTTACGATCCCGCAACCGCCGAAGGCCGCGAGCGCCTCCACGCGCTGCTCGAACGGCAGCACTATCGCCTGGCCTGGTGGCGTAGCGCCGGAGACGCGATCAACTGGCGCCGCTTCTTCGACATCACCGAGCTGGCGGGGCTTCGCATCGAGGACCCGATCGTCTTCGACGCCGTGCACGCCCTCCCCCTGCGGCTCTACCGCGAAGGCCTGATCGATGGCCTGCGTGTGGATCATGTCGATGGCCTGGCCGATCCGCCCGGTTACTGCCGCACCCTGCGAGAGGCGATGCTTGCAGCCGATCCGGGACGAGCGCCCTGGCTGGTGGTCGAAAAGATCCTCGCCGACGGCGAGCCGCTGGCCACTGACTGGGGCGTCGACGGCGCCACCGGCTACGAGGTCATGAACGAGATCTCGGCTGTGCAGCACGAGCCGCTCGGCGCCGAGCCTCTGGCGGCGCTGTGGCACGAGATCAGCGGGCGCCCCGCTGATTTCGAGACCGAGGAGTTGACGGCCCGCCGGGAAATCCTGGCGGGCGGCTTCGCCGGCCAGCTGGACGCTACGGCCATGGCTTTCCATCGGCTGGCGATGCTCGACATCGCCGCCCGTGACCTGCCCATGCCCGCGCTCCGACGCGCCCTCACCGAGCTGATCGAAGCTTTTCGCGTCTATCGCACCTATGCTTCCGATACCGGTTCGCCTCCGACCCAGGCGCTGGCCCGAGCCAAGGCGGCCCACCCTGCGTCGGGCGCCGCGCTCGACCAGATCGCCGTCTGGCTGTCGGGCGCGAGCGAACTCCCGACGGCCTTGCGGACGGACGCCATCCGCCGCCTCGAGCAGCTGACGGCGCCGGTGGCGGCCAAGGCCGTCGAGGATACCGCCTTCTATCGCTTTGGACGGCTGCTCTCGCGCAATGATGTCGGCTTTGATCCAGCGCGCCTGTCGACTACGCCGCAAGCCTTCCTTGCCAAGGCCGCCGAGCGCGGCCGGCTTTTTCCCGCGAGCCTGCTGGCGACCGCCACCCACGACCACAAGCGCGGCGAGGACGTGCGCGCCCGCCTGGCCGTTCTGAGCGAAATCCCCGAGCGTTGGGAGGCGCGTGCAAAGGCCTGGCAAACGCAAGTTCCACTCCAAGGCGTCGATCCCGGCGACGCCCACATGCTGCACCAGATGATCGTCGGCGCCTGGCCGCTGGATCTCGGCTCGGATGACGCCAACGGTCTGGCGGCCTTTGCCGAGCGCGTGGCGGGCTGGCAGAAAAAGGCGCTGCGCGAGGCCAAGCTGCGCACCTCATGGATCGTCCCGGACGAGGCGTACGAGCAAGCCTGCGAGGCCTATTTGCGGCGGTTGCTGACGGGCCAGGACGATGCCTTCCGCCACGACTGCGCGGCCTTCGTCGATGAGATCGCTCCGGCCGGCGTCGTCAACAGTCTGGTGCAGACCGGTCTGAAGCTGACCTTGCCCGGCGTGCCCGACCTCTTCCAGGGAACCGAACTGTGGGACTTCAGTCTGGTCGATCCCGACAACCGCCGTCCGGTCGACTACGATCGGCGGCAGTCTGCCCTGGCGTGCGCTTCCAACGACAGCTGGCGGGACGGCGCGATCAAGCAGGCGCTGATCCGCGATCTGCTGCAGGCTCGCCGCGCCCGTCCCGACCTCTTCACCGCGCCCTTACGTCCTCTGGCGATCAGCGGCCGCCGCGCCGACAGCGCCATCGCCTTCGAACGGGCAGGACCGACCGACAGGCTCTTGGTTATCGCGGCCCTGCGCTGCGCCGAGAAGACTCTCTCGACCCGCTCCCCCACGCTGGACGCGGCCTGGTGGAACGACAGCGCGCTCTGCGACGGGCGATCAATAGCGGACCTGACGGGCGGGTCGCCCTTTTGGTGGACCATCGCGTGA
- the malQ gene encoding 4-alpha-glucanotransferase: MIEWPAAAAAKLARLNAAYHAFAGDRRFDDWVAAGGPKLRLHAIFEALDERLAHIFGAGGWRRWPTAYRTVDRAEAIIGQLGLGDRVGFFLFAQWLADLGLEQAQAEAKGAGMGIGLIADLAVGLDPGGSHAWRRPEELMLGLTLGAPPDAFQAAGQGWGLTSFAPDALRSANYRPFLETLRAALRHAGGVRIDHALGLGRLWVIPDGATADQGAYLRYPIEELLPLIALESRRAEAVVIGEDLGVVPPGLRAALDEHGLLGMRVLPFERDEARAFIPPEAWDRRAVAMTSTHDLPPTAGWWRGCDIDWRERLDAPGDRDRERDQRTEDRDALWRLASQAGLAEGQAPPSDAPDLVVDAALAVVGQTPCELVLLPIEDLLGLEEQPNLPGVVDLHPNWRRRLPAASQALLSTPAAASRLARLNAQRPR, encoded by the coding sequence TTGATCGAATGGCCGGCGGCGGCGGCGGCCAAGCTGGCCCGGCTGAACGCCGCCTACCACGCCTTTGCCGGCGACCGCCGTTTCGACGACTGGGTGGCCGCGGGCGGTCCGAAGCTTCGCCTTCACGCGATCTTCGAGGCCCTCGACGAGCGCCTGGCCCACATCTTCGGCGCGGGCGGATGGCGTCGCTGGCCCACCGCGTACAGGACCGTCGATCGCGCCGAAGCGATCATCGGGCAGTTGGGCTTGGGCGATCGGGTCGGCTTCTTCCTGTTCGCTCAGTGGCTGGCCGACCTTGGCCTGGAGCAGGCGCAGGCCGAGGCGAAGGGCGCGGGCATGGGTATCGGCCTGATCGCCGATCTGGCCGTCGGTCTTGATCCCGGCGGTTCGCATGCCTGGCGACGCCCCGAGGAACTCATGCTCGGCCTGACGCTGGGCGCGCCGCCTGACGCCTTCCAGGCCGCGGGACAGGGCTGGGGCCTGACCAGCTTCGCCCCCGACGCCCTTCGCTCCGCCAACTATCGCCCCTTCCTCGAGACGCTTAGGGCGGCGCTGCGTCACGCCGGCGGCGTGCGCATCGACCATGCCCTTGGCCTGGGACGTCTATGGGTGATCCCGGACGGCGCAACGGCCGATCAGGGCGCCTATCTGCGCTATCCCATCGAGGAGCTCCTGCCGCTCATCGCACTGGAGTCGCGCCGCGCCGAGGCGGTGGTGATCGGCGAGGATCTGGGCGTCGTGCCCCCCGGCCTCAGGGCGGCTCTCGACGAGCATGGCCTCCTGGGGATGCGTGTCCTGCCCTTCGAACGCGACGAGGCCCGCGCGTTCATCCCGCCCGAGGCATGGGATCGCCGCGCCGTGGCCATGACCAGCACGCACGACCTTCCGCCGACCGCCGGCTGGTGGCGTGGGTGCGATATCGACTGGCGCGAGCGTCTGGACGCCCCCGGCGATCGCGACCGCGAGCGCGATCAGCGGACCGAAGACCGCGACGCGCTTTGGCGGCTGGCGTCGCAAGCCGGCCTCGCCGAAGGCCAAGCGCCCCCTTCGGACGCGCCGGACCTGGTCGTCGACGCCGCGCTCGCCGTGGTCGGCCAGACCCCCTGCGAGCTGGTCCTCCTGCCCATCGAAGACCTGCTGGGCCTGGAGGAGCAGCCCAACCTTCCCGGCGTGGTCGATCTCCACCCCAACTGGCGCAGACGTCTGCCGGCGGCCAGCCAAGCGCTGTTGAGCACGCCCGCCGCCGCCTCTCGCCTCGCCCGCCTCAACGCCCAGAGACCGCGATGA
- a CDS encoding 4-alpha-glucanotransferase, whose product MSDTELLALADAAGVLVDWTDFDGRQRRVELDTVRAVLAALGHDAAAPGEALKALQSRPSPDMLIASVDAPIRLAGAGRARVTLEDGRGLDTVRDVADLTRGVSQPGYHQLELDDRLMTLAICPARCVTPRDLLGRDAWGLTAQIYGLRDHGAFGDFTSLAAFARAAGQAGADALAISPTNALFPAAPGRCSPYSPSSRDHLNILYGDPAALGLAPRRQAGRS is encoded by the coding sequence ATGAGCGACACCGAACTCCTGGCGCTCGCCGATGCGGCCGGCGTCCTTGTCGACTGGACCGACTTTGACGGTCGCCAACGGCGGGTCGAGCTGGACACCGTCCGCGCGGTCCTGGCCGCGCTTGGTCACGACGCCGCCGCGCCCGGCGAGGCCCTGAAGGCCCTGCAAAGTCGCCCCTCCCCCGACATGTTGATCGCGAGTGTCGATGCGCCGATCAGATTGGCTGGAGCCGGCCGCGCCCGAGTAACGCTGGAGGACGGGCGCGGGCTGGACACGGTCCGTGACGTCGCCGACCTCACGCGGGGCGTTTCCCAGCCAGGCTACCACCAACTGGAACTGGACGACCGCCTGATGACGCTGGCGATCTGTCCTGCGCGCTGCGTGACGCCGCGCGACCTGCTTGGTCGCGACGCCTGGGGCTTGACCGCCCAGATCTATGGGTTGCGCGACCATGGCGCTTTCGGCGACTTTACATCCCTGGCCGCCTTCGCCCGCGCCGCCGGTCAGGCCGGCGCCGACGCCCTGGCGATCAGCCCGACGAACGCGCTCTTTCCCGCCGCGCCGGGCCGCTGCAGTCCCTATTCGCCGTCCAGCCGCGACCATCTGAACATCCTCTATGGCGATCCGGCTGCCCTAGGGCTCGCCCCCCGCCGCCAAGCGGGCCGGAGTTGA
- the treZ gene encoding malto-oligosyltrehalose trehalohydrolase: protein MTPGHGPLWLEDGRARFRLWAPGREQVGLELDGLGAFAMSPTGDGWFEHDADAAPGVKYRFRIDQDLIVPDPASRAQADDVHGWSLLVGPDAYAWRHPDWFGRAWSDAVICEVHVGLLGGFASVTERLRELSAVGVTAIQLMPVNAFSGSRSWGYDGVLPYAPASAYGSPDDLKALVDTAHGLGMMVLLDVVYNHFGPDGNYLPAYAEAFFDEARRTPWGPAIAFGREPVARFFIDNAIHWLVTFRLDGLRFDAVHAIGDNGFLDRLAAEVRTRLPDRHIHLVLENEANDPVRLSAGFDAQWNDDFHNVLHVLLTDETSSYYQDFADRPAERLARCLAEGFIYQGEGSPNHDGKPRGGASAYLPPTAFVSFLQNHDQVGNRALGERLTTLVSQDRLRAAMGLLLMSPQIPMLFMGEESGSQTPFLFFTDFHDDLADAVREGRRREFAKFPAFADPQARAAIPDPNAMSTFEASRPLAGPDAEDWRELISHLLRLRRDNLAPHIDGAISLGARAIGPKAVQAAWRLGDKTYTLAVNLGDAATRLSPTPPGPPLVIVGDAPSQGQLPPAAFAAWLAQDP, encoded by the coding sequence ATGACGCCAGGTCACGGCCCCCTCTGGCTCGAAGACGGACGCGCTCGCTTTCGCCTCTGGGCGCCCGGTCGCGAGCAAGTCGGCCTGGAGCTCGACGGCCTAGGCGCCTTTGCGATGTCGCCGACCGGCGACGGCTGGTTCGAGCATGACGCCGACGCCGCCCCGGGCGTCAAATACCGCTTCCGGATCGACCAAGACCTCATCGTGCCCGACCCTGCCTCCCGGGCCCAGGCCGATGATGTTCACGGCTGGAGTCTTCTGGTCGGGCCGGACGCCTATGCCTGGCGACATCCAGACTGGTTCGGACGAGCCTGGTCGGACGCGGTGATCTGCGAAGTCCATGTCGGCCTGCTCGGCGGCTTCGCCAGCGTGACTGAACGGTTGCGGGAACTGTCGGCCGTTGGCGTCACCGCAATACAACTGATGCCGGTCAACGCCTTCTCAGGCTCGCGCAGCTGGGGCTACGACGGCGTGCTGCCCTACGCGCCCGCCAGCGCCTATGGCTCCCCGGACGACCTCAAGGCCCTGGTCGACACCGCCCACGGCCTGGGCATGATGGTGTTGCTGGACGTGGTCTACAACCATTTTGGCCCGGACGGTAACTACTTGCCCGCCTACGCCGAAGCGTTCTTCGACGAGGCGCGCCGCACGCCCTGGGGTCCGGCGATCGCCTTCGGGCGCGAGCCGGTGGCGCGGTTCTTCATCGACAACGCCATCCATTGGCTGGTGACGTTCCGCCTCGACGGCCTTCGCTTCGATGCCGTGCACGCGATAGGCGACAATGGCTTTCTCGACCGGTTGGCCGCCGAGGTCCGGACCCGCTTGCCGGACCGTCACATTCACCTTGTGCTCGAGAACGAGGCCAACGATCCGGTGCGGTTGTCGGCCGGCTTCGACGCTCAGTGGAACGACGACTTTCACAACGTGCTGCACGTGCTGCTGACCGACGAGACCAGCAGCTACTACCAGGACTTCGCCGACCGTCCGGCCGAGCGCCTGGCCCGATGCCTCGCCGAGGGTTTCATCTATCAGGGGGAAGGCTCGCCCAACCACGATGGCAAGCCCCGCGGCGGGGCGAGCGCGTATCTGCCGCCGACCGCCTTCGTCAGCTTCCTGCAGAACCACGACCAGGTCGGCAACCGAGCGCTGGGCGAGCGTCTGACGACGCTGGTTTCCCAGGATCGCCTGCGGGCGGCGATGGGCCTGCTTCTGATGTCGCCGCAGATTCCTATGCTGTTCATGGGCGAGGAGAGCGGATCCCAGACGCCGTTCCTGTTCTTCACCGACTTCCACGACGACCTCGCCGACGCCGTGCGCGAGGGCCGGCGGCGGGAGTTCGCCAAGTTCCCGGCCTTCGCCGATCCCCAAGCGCGCGCGGCCATTCCCGATCCGAACGCGATGTCCACCTTCGAGGCGTCGCGTCCGCTCGCGGGTCCGGACGCCGAGGACTGGCGCGAACTGATCAGCCATCTGCTGCGCCTGCGGCGCGACAACCTGGCCCCACACATCGACGGAGCGATCAGCCTGGGCGCCCGCGCGATCGGCCCCAAGGCGGTGCAGGCCGCATGGCGGCTCGGTGACAAGACCTACACCCTGGCCGTCAATCTGGGCGACGCAGCCACGCGGCTCTCGCCAACGCCCCCGGGACCCCCGCTGGTGATCGTCGGCGACGCGCCAAGCCAGGGCCAACTGCCGCCCGCCGCGTTCGCCGCCTGGCTGGCGCAAGATCCATGA